The following coding sequences lie in one Microtus ochrogaster isolate Prairie Vole_2 chromosome 6, MicOch1.0, whole genome shotgun sequence genomic window:
- the Golt1a gene encoding vesicle transport protein GOT1A, protein MISITDWQKIGVGVTGFGVFFILFGMLLYFDSVLLAFGNLLFLTGLSLIIGLRRTFSFFFQRHKLKGTTFFLGGVAIVLLRWPLLGMLLEAYGFVNLFKSFFPVAFGFLGSASNISFLSTLSQKLQGSSSMV, encoded by the exons AGATTGGTGTGGGCGTCACCGGCTTCGGTGTCTTCTTCATCCTTTTCGGGATGCTCCTGTACTTTGACTCTGTACTCCTGGCTTTCGGAAAC CTGCTGTTCCTGACTGGCCTCTCCCTCATCATCGGCCTGAGGAggacattttccttcttcttccaacGACACAAGCTCAAGGGGACCACCTTCTTCCTGGGGGGTGTAGCCATCGTGTTGCTGCGCTGGCCCCTGCTGGGCATGCTCCTGGAGGCCTATGGATTTGTTAACCTCTTCAA GAGCTTTTTCCCTGTGGCCTTTGGGTTCCTGGGCAGTGCTTCCAACATCTCCTTCCTGAGCACT CTGTCGCAGAAGCTTCAAGGCTCCAGCTCAATGGTCTGA